One part of the Schistocerca cancellata isolate TAMUIC-IGC-003103 chromosome 12, iqSchCanc2.1, whole genome shotgun sequence genome encodes these proteins:
- the LOC126109752 gene encoding LOW QUALITY PROTEIN: SPRY domain-containing protein 7-like (The sequence of the model RefSeq protein was modified relative to this genomic sequence to represent the inferred CDS: deleted 1 base in 1 codon) yields MAIVFCCVKNCFDGMGFSATPAPRRETNPITLDTNHIGHEVVIVKNGLRICGSGGAITNAPQVQSKSYFEVKIQQSGVWGVGLATLNTDLNRSPGGMDAGSWVFCWDGVFRHNNTEIQKALEHANEGDILGVSYDHVELNFYLNGKNMDSPVTGVKGHVFPVLFVDDGAILDIVLDNFNYPPPQGFEKIMLEQSLL; encoded by the exons ATGGCGATTGTGTTCTGCTGTGTGAAAAACTGTTTTGATGGGATGGGATTTTCAGCAACACCAGCGCCTAGGCGAGAAACTAATCCCATCACGCTAGATACTAATCACATTGGTCATGAAGTTGTGATTGTTAAAAACGGTTTGCGAATATGTGGGAGTGGCGGTGCTATCACAAATGCACCACAAGTACAGAGCAAATCATACTTTGAAGTGAAAATTCAGCAGTCTGGTGTATGGGGAGTAGGGTTGGCAACTCTCAACACCGACTTAAACAGGTCACCTGGAGGAATGGATGCAGGATCATGGGTATTTTGTTGGGatggagtattcagacataacAACACTGAAATACAAAAAGCTCTGGAGCATGCTAATGAAGGTGATATTCTG GGTGTCTCGTATGATCATGTGGAACTCAACTTTTATCTGAATGGAAAAAATATGGACAGTCCTGTAACAGGGGTCAAAGGACATGTTTTTCCAGTATTATTTGTTGATGATGGTGCCATTTTAGACATTGTGTTGGACAACTTCAATTATCCTCCGCCTCAAGGTTTTGAAAAAATTATGTTGGAGCAGTCCTTACTTTAG